One Vespa velutina chromosome 9, iVesVel2.1, whole genome shotgun sequence DNA segment encodes these proteins:
- the LOC124951548 gene encoding dnaJ homolog subfamily C member 16 isoform X1: protein MLLIDILMTFVSINKRPNYAVKGVGGILPLMKFSIVLVTLFAVCELLPFTVGAEHLGNPYEILGIPRHATLRDIRKAYKNLVKEWHPDKTDHPAAENKFVEITKAYELLTDPERRRKFDNHGITEEGFPRQRRESSHVNMLDPLEELFSGNFKFHYQNRDIALFHKMSITYRSFENVIVPKTFRTPYLILFYSDWCFACLQVEPTWRRLIDELEPLGVGLATAHAEKESSLARRLGMHTLPCLVITMDGRTSVYKESLFSVQKVVEFLRNKFPYKLIQTVNTNNIDAFLSGWADNRIRALVFEKRDSARLRYLLMAFYYKTRVAFGFVQIGKLETEAITSKYKISGDLDTLLLFNENFEKPMASVSMKDIPTETMHNVIASNKFLVLPRLSNQAVLDSVCPPEWLRPRKRLCAVLISQQNSAVHDLARHKFREAALESSYSTERVRYTYVFKDTQPEFVSALSAGEGSPLEPLMHIVIIWRRDANHLKYEWLSKGWFEAAQDESQWNETRHTLEQTIQRLLCASEALPYAAIVGELADEHAQGTVDRLIGRALLAVDYISDSFTKEQILPLISVLATLVLIGAAGYGMSYLVKLEEASVQAEKAQHKENINSNVSQPQLRLHELRAEKYNGLIRLLKPGCRTIILLVDAQSRLKLLPAFHKAVWPYRKNKTLMFGHMSLEKGLDWYKKLLSLTLPEQKELNINARNCVGTVLSLNGHRKYFCMYHAKHPENIKGKGSKRMERITKQLSQRTDDAEAGAFIGFDSSNESDISQDEASGDTVLYHENLLDGLPMWLDRLFEGLTHRYYINYWPEFTAK from the exons ATGTTATTGATTGATATTTTGATGACCTTCgtatcaataaataaacggCCGAATTATGCTGTAAAAGGTGTGGGAGGCATATTACCATTAATGAAATTCTCTATTGTTTTGGTAACTCTTTTTGCGGTCTGTGAACTGTTACCTTTTACCGTTGGTGCGGAACATTTGGGAAATCCTTATGAAATATTAGGCATTCCAAGGCATGCAACTTTACGAGATATTCGAAAGGCATATAAAAATCTTGTTAAAGAATg GCATCCAGACAAAACTGATCATCCAGCTgctgaaaataaatttgtggAAATAACAAAAGCTTATGAG CTTCTTACAGATCctgaaagaaggagaaaattcGATAATCATGGGATAACTGAGGAAGGCTTTCCTAGACAGAGGAGAGAAAGCAGTCATGTAAATATGTTAGATCCATTGGAAGAATTATTCAGTggaaattttaaatttcattatcaaaatCGTGATATTGCATTGTTTCATAAAATGAGCATTACTTACag atcttttgaaaatgttataGTACCAAAGACTTTTCGGACaccatatttaattttattttattcagatTGGTGTTTTGCATGTTTACAAGTTGAACCTACGTGGCGACGTTTAATCGATGAATTAGAACCATTAGGAGTTGGTTTAGCTACAGCTCATGCTGAAAAAGAATCATCTTTGGCTAGACGACTTGGTATGCATACTCTTCCTTGTCTTGTTATTACGATGGATGGACGTACTAGTGTTTACAAAGAATCGTTATTTAGCGTTCAGAAAGTTGTTG AGTTTTTACGAAATAAGTTTCCATACAAGTTAATACAAACTGTGAATACTAACAATATAGATGCTTTTTTATCCGGTTGGGCAGATAACAGAATACGTGCATTAGTATTTGAGAAGAGAGATTCCGCACGTTTGCGTTATTTGCTCATggcattttattataaaacacgTGTAGCTTTTGGCTTTGTAcag attGGAAAATTAGAAACAGAGGCGATCACGTCGAAGTATAAAATTTCTGGTGACTTAGATACTTTGTtactttttaatgaaaattttgagaAACCTATGGCATCTGTTAGTATGAAAGATATACCCACAGAAACAATGCATAATGTAATAGCAAGTAATAAGTTCCTTGTTTTACCAAGATTGTCAAATCAAGCAGTGTTGGATTCAGTTTGTCCTCCAGAATGGCTCAGACCACGAAAACGATTATGTGCAGTTTTAATATCCCAACAAAATAGTGCAGTTCATGATTTAGCTAGGCACAAATTTAGAGAAGCAGCACTTGAATCGTCTTATAG TACTGAACGAGTTaggtatacatacgtatttaaaGATACACAACCAGAATTTGTTTCTGCTTTATCGGCCGGTGAAGGCAGTCCATTAGAACCATTAATgcatattgttattatatggAGGAGAGATgcaaatcatttaaaatatgaatggTTATCTAAGGGATGGTTTGAAGCAGCTCAAGATGAAAGTCAATGGAATGAAACACGTCATACTTTAGAGCAAACTATACAAAGGTTGTTATGTGCTTCTGAAGCTCTTCCATACGCAGCTATAGTAGGAGAGTTAGCAGATGAACATGCACAG ggaaCTGTAGATAGACTTATAGGAAGAGCATTATTAGCTGTTGATTATATATCAGACAGCTTTacaaaagaacaaattttacCTTTAATATCAGTATTAGCAACTTTGGTATTGATTGGTGCGGCAGGTTATGGAATGTCATACCTagt AAAATTAGAAGAAGCAAGTGTACAAGCTGAGAAAGCACAGCACAAGGAAAACATTAATTCTAATGTGTCACAACCACAGTTACGATTACATGAATTACGTgctgaaaaatataatggacTTATTCGCCTTTTGAAGCCAGGCTGTCGAACAATTATATTGCTAGTAGATGCTCAAAGTAGGTTAAAATTACTGCCAGCTTTTCACAAAGCCGTGTGGCCTTATag aaaaaataaaacacttATGTTCGGACATATGTCATTAGAAAAAGGTCTTGATTGGTATAAGAAACTTCTTTCATTGACTTTGCCAGAACAAAAGGAACTGAATATAAATGCAAGAAATTGTGTAGGAACTGTATTATCTTTAAATGGACATCGTAAATATTTCTGTATGTATCATGCTAAACATCCAGAGAATATCAAAGGAAAAGGCTCAAAG CGTATGGAGAGAATAACTAAACAACTTAGTCAACGAACCGATGATGCAGAGGCAGGTGCATTTATTGGTTTTGATAGTTCCAATGAATCTGATATTTCTCAAGATGAA GCAAGTGGAGATACTGTTTTATATCATGAAAATCTTCTGGATGGATTACCTATGTGGCTTGATAGATTATTTGAAGGTTTAacacatcgttattatataaattattggcCTGAATTCACTGCCAAGTAA
- the LOC124951548 gene encoding dnaJ homolog subfamily C member 16 isoform X3, producing the protein MLDPLEELFSGNFKFHYQNRDIALFHKMSITYRSFENVIVPKTFRTPYLILFYSDWCFACLQVEPTWRRLIDELEPLGVGLATAHAEKESSLARRLGMHTLPCLVITMDGRTSVYKESLFSVQKVVEFLRNKFPYKLIQTVNTNNIDAFLSGWADNRIRALVFEKRDSARLRYLLMAFYYKTRVAFGFVQIGKLETEAITSKYKISGDLDTLLLFNENFEKPMASVSMKDIPTETMHNVIASNKFLVLPRLSNQAVLDSVCPPEWLRPRKRLCAVLISQQNSAVHDLARHKFREAALESSYSTERVRYTYVFKDTQPEFVSALSAGEGSPLEPLMHIVIIWRRDANHLKYEWLSKGWFEAAQDESQWNETRHTLEQTIQRLLCASEALPYAAIVGELADEHAQGTVDRLIGRALLAVDYISDSFTKEQILPLISVLATLVLIGAAGYGMSYLVKLEEASVQAEKAQHKENINSNVSQPQLRLHELRAEKYNGLIRLLKPGCRTIILLVDAQSRLKLLPAFHKAVWPYRKNKTLMFGHMSLEKGLDWYKKLLSLTLPEQKELNINARNCVGTVLSLNGHRKYFCMYHAKHPENIKGKGSKRMERITKQLSQRTDDAEAGAFIGFDSSNESDISQDEASGDTVLYHENLLDGLPMWLDRLFEGLTHRYYINYWPEFTAK; encoded by the exons ATGTTAGATCCATTGGAAGAATTATTCAGTggaaattttaaatttcattatcaaaatCGTGATATTGCATTGTTTCATAAAATGAGCATTACTTACag atcttttgaaaatgttataGTACCAAAGACTTTTCGGACaccatatttaattttattttattcagatTGGTGTTTTGCATGTTTACAAGTTGAACCTACGTGGCGACGTTTAATCGATGAATTAGAACCATTAGGAGTTGGTTTAGCTACAGCTCATGCTGAAAAAGAATCATCTTTGGCTAGACGACTTGGTATGCATACTCTTCCTTGTCTTGTTATTACGATGGATGGACGTACTAGTGTTTACAAAGAATCGTTATTTAGCGTTCAGAAAGTTGTTG AGTTTTTACGAAATAAGTTTCCATACAAGTTAATACAAACTGTGAATACTAACAATATAGATGCTTTTTTATCCGGTTGGGCAGATAACAGAATACGTGCATTAGTATTTGAGAAGAGAGATTCCGCACGTTTGCGTTATTTGCTCATggcattttattataaaacacgTGTAGCTTTTGGCTTTGTAcag attGGAAAATTAGAAACAGAGGCGATCACGTCGAAGTATAAAATTTCTGGTGACTTAGATACTTTGTtactttttaatgaaaattttgagaAACCTATGGCATCTGTTAGTATGAAAGATATACCCACAGAAACAATGCATAATGTAATAGCAAGTAATAAGTTCCTTGTTTTACCAAGATTGTCAAATCAAGCAGTGTTGGATTCAGTTTGTCCTCCAGAATGGCTCAGACCACGAAAACGATTATGTGCAGTTTTAATATCCCAACAAAATAGTGCAGTTCATGATTTAGCTAGGCACAAATTTAGAGAAGCAGCACTTGAATCGTCTTATAG TACTGAACGAGTTaggtatacatacgtatttaaaGATACACAACCAGAATTTGTTTCTGCTTTATCGGCCGGTGAAGGCAGTCCATTAGAACCATTAATgcatattgttattatatggAGGAGAGATgcaaatcatttaaaatatgaatggTTATCTAAGGGATGGTTTGAAGCAGCTCAAGATGAAAGTCAATGGAATGAAACACGTCATACTTTAGAGCAAACTATACAAAGGTTGTTATGTGCTTCTGAAGCTCTTCCATACGCAGCTATAGTAGGAGAGTTAGCAGATGAACATGCACAG ggaaCTGTAGATAGACTTATAGGAAGAGCATTATTAGCTGTTGATTATATATCAGACAGCTTTacaaaagaacaaattttacCTTTAATATCAGTATTAGCAACTTTGGTATTGATTGGTGCGGCAGGTTATGGAATGTCATACCTagt AAAATTAGAAGAAGCAAGTGTACAAGCTGAGAAAGCACAGCACAAGGAAAACATTAATTCTAATGTGTCACAACCACAGTTACGATTACATGAATTACGTgctgaaaaatataatggacTTATTCGCCTTTTGAAGCCAGGCTGTCGAACAATTATATTGCTAGTAGATGCTCAAAGTAGGTTAAAATTACTGCCAGCTTTTCACAAAGCCGTGTGGCCTTATag aaaaaataaaacacttATGTTCGGACATATGTCATTAGAAAAAGGTCTTGATTGGTATAAGAAACTTCTTTCATTGACTTTGCCAGAACAAAAGGAACTGAATATAAATGCAAGAAATTGTGTAGGAACTGTATTATCTTTAAATGGACATCGTAAATATTTCTGTATGTATCATGCTAAACATCCAGAGAATATCAAAGGAAAAGGCTCAAAG CGTATGGAGAGAATAACTAAACAACTTAGTCAACGAACCGATGATGCAGAGGCAGGTGCATTTATTGGTTTTGATAGTTCCAATGAATCTGATATTTCTCAAGATGAA GCAAGTGGAGATACTGTTTTATATCATGAAAATCTTCTGGATGGATTACCTATGTGGCTTGATAGATTATTTGAAGGTTTAacacatcgttattatataaattattggcCTGAATTCACTGCCAAGTAA
- the LOC124951548 gene encoding dnaJ homolog subfamily C member 16 isoform X2, whose translation MQLYEIFERHPDKTDHPAAENKFVEITKAYELLTDPERRRKFDNHGITEEGFPRQRRESSHVNMLDPLEELFSGNFKFHYQNRDIALFHKMSITYRSFENVIVPKTFRTPYLILFYSDWCFACLQVEPTWRRLIDELEPLGVGLATAHAEKESSLARRLGMHTLPCLVITMDGRTSVYKESLFSVQKVVEFLRNKFPYKLIQTVNTNNIDAFLSGWADNRIRALVFEKRDSARLRYLLMAFYYKTRVAFGFVQIGKLETEAITSKYKISGDLDTLLLFNENFEKPMASVSMKDIPTETMHNVIASNKFLVLPRLSNQAVLDSVCPPEWLRPRKRLCAVLISQQNSAVHDLARHKFREAALESSYSTERVRYTYVFKDTQPEFVSALSAGEGSPLEPLMHIVIIWRRDANHLKYEWLSKGWFEAAQDESQWNETRHTLEQTIQRLLCASEALPYAAIVGELADEHAQGTVDRLIGRALLAVDYISDSFTKEQILPLISVLATLVLIGAAGYGMSYLVKLEEASVQAEKAQHKENINSNVSQPQLRLHELRAEKYNGLIRLLKPGCRTIILLVDAQSRLKLLPAFHKAVWPYRKNKTLMFGHMSLEKGLDWYKKLLSLTLPEQKELNINARNCVGTVLSLNGHRKYFCMYHAKHPENIKGKGSKRMERITKQLSQRTDDAEAGAFIGFDSSNESDISQDEASGDTVLYHENLLDGLPMWLDRLFEGLTHRYYINYWPEFTAK comes from the exons ATGCAACTTTACGAGATATTCGAAAG GCATCCAGACAAAACTGATCATCCAGCTgctgaaaataaatttgtggAAATAACAAAAGCTTATGAG CTTCTTACAGATCctgaaagaaggagaaaattcGATAATCATGGGATAACTGAGGAAGGCTTTCCTAGACAGAGGAGAGAAAGCAGTCATGTAAATATGTTAGATCCATTGGAAGAATTATTCAGTggaaattttaaatttcattatcaaaatCGTGATATTGCATTGTTTCATAAAATGAGCATTACTTACag atcttttgaaaatgttataGTACCAAAGACTTTTCGGACaccatatttaattttattttattcagatTGGTGTTTTGCATGTTTACAAGTTGAACCTACGTGGCGACGTTTAATCGATGAATTAGAACCATTAGGAGTTGGTTTAGCTACAGCTCATGCTGAAAAAGAATCATCTTTGGCTAGACGACTTGGTATGCATACTCTTCCTTGTCTTGTTATTACGATGGATGGACGTACTAGTGTTTACAAAGAATCGTTATTTAGCGTTCAGAAAGTTGTTG AGTTTTTACGAAATAAGTTTCCATACAAGTTAATACAAACTGTGAATACTAACAATATAGATGCTTTTTTATCCGGTTGGGCAGATAACAGAATACGTGCATTAGTATTTGAGAAGAGAGATTCCGCACGTTTGCGTTATTTGCTCATggcattttattataaaacacgTGTAGCTTTTGGCTTTGTAcag attGGAAAATTAGAAACAGAGGCGATCACGTCGAAGTATAAAATTTCTGGTGACTTAGATACTTTGTtactttttaatgaaaattttgagaAACCTATGGCATCTGTTAGTATGAAAGATATACCCACAGAAACAATGCATAATGTAATAGCAAGTAATAAGTTCCTTGTTTTACCAAGATTGTCAAATCAAGCAGTGTTGGATTCAGTTTGTCCTCCAGAATGGCTCAGACCACGAAAACGATTATGTGCAGTTTTAATATCCCAACAAAATAGTGCAGTTCATGATTTAGCTAGGCACAAATTTAGAGAAGCAGCACTTGAATCGTCTTATAG TACTGAACGAGTTaggtatacatacgtatttaaaGATACACAACCAGAATTTGTTTCTGCTTTATCGGCCGGTGAAGGCAGTCCATTAGAACCATTAATgcatattgttattatatggAGGAGAGATgcaaatcatttaaaatatgaatggTTATCTAAGGGATGGTTTGAAGCAGCTCAAGATGAAAGTCAATGGAATGAAACACGTCATACTTTAGAGCAAACTATACAAAGGTTGTTATGTGCTTCTGAAGCTCTTCCATACGCAGCTATAGTAGGAGAGTTAGCAGATGAACATGCACAG ggaaCTGTAGATAGACTTATAGGAAGAGCATTATTAGCTGTTGATTATATATCAGACAGCTTTacaaaagaacaaattttacCTTTAATATCAGTATTAGCAACTTTGGTATTGATTGGTGCGGCAGGTTATGGAATGTCATACCTagt AAAATTAGAAGAAGCAAGTGTACAAGCTGAGAAAGCACAGCACAAGGAAAACATTAATTCTAATGTGTCACAACCACAGTTACGATTACATGAATTACGTgctgaaaaatataatggacTTATTCGCCTTTTGAAGCCAGGCTGTCGAACAATTATATTGCTAGTAGATGCTCAAAGTAGGTTAAAATTACTGCCAGCTTTTCACAAAGCCGTGTGGCCTTATag aaaaaataaaacacttATGTTCGGACATATGTCATTAGAAAAAGGTCTTGATTGGTATAAGAAACTTCTTTCATTGACTTTGCCAGAACAAAAGGAACTGAATATAAATGCAAGAAATTGTGTAGGAACTGTATTATCTTTAAATGGACATCGTAAATATTTCTGTATGTATCATGCTAAACATCCAGAGAATATCAAAGGAAAAGGCTCAAAG CGTATGGAGAGAATAACTAAACAACTTAGTCAACGAACCGATGATGCAGAGGCAGGTGCATTTATTGGTTTTGATAGTTCCAATGAATCTGATATTTCTCAAGATGAA GCAAGTGGAGATACTGTTTTATATCATGAAAATCTTCTGGATGGATTACCTATGTGGCTTGATAGATTATTTGAAGGTTTAacacatcgttattatataaattattggcCTGAATTCACTGCCAAGTAA